One part of the Anaerolineales bacterium genome encodes these proteins:
- the recN gene encoding DNA repair protein RecN, translating to MLTELRIQNFAIIEDLTLELGSGLVTFSGETGAGKSILIDAVETLLGVRADASLIRAGDERATVEGTFRIPDAAREQIHAILQREELLDDPDYLQIAREFRREGRNVVRINGRPATVALVRELGELLIDLHGQSEHLSLLRVPAHRLLLDRYAGVERELAAYQKTYGQLQELRRELASLREAEADAARRIELLSFQVQEIEAAKLQPDEEASLRDERTRLANAESLAANATLALAALDESQDAEAATASDRMGAAVEALGALARVDGSQAGLENRAQGLLDEMADIARELRAYLEQIEFNPKRLEEVEERLALLQNLKRKYGEDIAAIVAFGQRARKDLENISNAEERLDALQKGEGELLARLAQEAQALAAKRHSAADELSKGIEVELDDLKMEAARFGVEFGTTPDANGLEIGGERVGFDAYGHETVEFMVAPNPGEGLKPLVKIASGGETARLMLAMKNVLARADHTPTLIFDEIDQGIGGRVGSVVGEKLWRLARAHQVLCVTHLPQLAAFGDQHFKVEKIMNDGRTQTQAVRLKDDARVNELANMFGEISEGTLQSARELMDAVRATTKA from the coding sequence ATGCTGACCGAACTACGCATTCAGAACTTCGCCATCATTGAGGACCTGACGCTGGAGCTTGGCAGCGGTTTGGTGACTTTTTCCGGCGAGACCGGCGCGGGCAAATCGATCCTGATCGATGCGGTGGAAACTTTGCTGGGCGTTCGGGCCGACGCCAGCCTGATCCGGGCGGGTGACGAACGCGCCACGGTGGAGGGTACTTTCCGCATCCCGGATGCGGCCCGCGAACAGATCCACGCCATTTTGCAGCGCGAGGAACTGCTAGACGACCCGGACTATTTGCAGATCGCGCGCGAATTCCGGCGCGAAGGGCGCAATGTGGTGCGCATCAACGGCCGCCCGGCCACCGTGGCGCTGGTGCGCGAGCTGGGCGAACTGCTGATCGACCTGCACGGCCAGTCTGAGCATCTTTCGCTGCTGCGCGTGCCGGCGCACCGCCTGCTGTTGGACCGCTATGCGGGCGTGGAGCGCGAGCTGGCGGCGTACCAGAAGACCTATGGGCAATTGCAGGAACTGCGGCGCGAGCTGGCCAGCCTGCGCGAGGCCGAGGCGGACGCTGCCCGACGGATCGAGCTGCTGAGCTTCCAGGTGCAGGAAATTGAGGCCGCCAAGCTGCAGCCGGACGAGGAAGCCAGCCTGCGGGATGAGCGCACCCGCCTGGCGAACGCCGAGAGCCTGGCGGCCAACGCCACCTTGGCGCTGGCCGCTCTGGACGAGAGCCAGGATGCAGAGGCGGCTACGGCGAGTGACCGCATGGGTGCGGCGGTGGAAGCGCTGGGGGCGCTGGCAAGGGTGGACGGCTCGCAGGCCGGGCTGGAAAACCGCGCCCAGGGACTGTTGGACGAGATGGCTGATATTGCCCGCGAACTGCGGGCGTACCTGGAGCAGATCGAGTTCAACCCCAAGCGGCTGGAGGAAGTGGAAGAGCGCCTGGCCCTGCTGCAGAACCTGAAGCGCAAATACGGCGAGGATATTGCCGCGATCGTGGCGTTTGGGCAACGTGCCCGCAAGGATCTGGAGAACATCTCGAACGCGGAAGAGCGGCTGGACGCTCTGCAGAAGGGCGAGGGCGAGCTGCTGGCGCGCCTGGCGCAGGAGGCGCAGGCGCTGGCCGCCAAGCGCCACAGCGCGGCGGATGAGCTGAGCAAGGGTATTGAGGTGGAGTTGGACGACCTCAAGATGGAAGCCGCGCGCTTTGGGGTGGAGTTTGGTACCACGCCGGATGCGAATGGGCTTGAGATCGGCGGCGAGCGAGTGGGCTTTGATGCGTATGGCCACGAGACGGTCGAGTTCATGGTGGCTCCCAACCCTGGCGAAGGGCTGAAGCCGTTGGTCAAGATCGCCTCGGGCGGTGAGACGGCGCGCTTGATGCTGGCGATGAAGAACGTGCTGGCGCGTGCCGACCACACGCCCACATTGATATTCGATGAGATCGATCAGGGGATTGGCGGCCGCGTGGGCAGCGTGGTGGGCGAGAAGCTATGGCGCCTGGCGCGAGCACATCAAGTATTGTGTGTGACGCACCTGCCGCAACTGGCGGCGTTCGGTGACCAGCACTTTAAAGTTGAAAAGATCATGAACGATGGCCGCACGCAAACGCAAGCCGTGCGTTTGAAAGATGACGCGCGCGTGAACGAATTGGCTAACATGTTTGGCGAAATAAGTGAAGGAACTTTGCAATCGGCGCGCGAATTAATGGATGCCGTGCGCGCCACTACAAAGGCATGA
- a CDS encoding response regulator transcription factor — protein sequence MLTLLFAPDADEAAVLTLILQRAGFEVRLVTELDQLSQGDRPAELFFFAFTTEKAITSEFISQLRLENQAPIVMLMEARDETAQIDFIEAGADLVFSRPYSPKFMVAQLRALMRRSSGLPYFSLPALSQAGITLDPSKRSVQVSKQAATRLTQLEFRLLYALMTHPGRIIPSENLVEYVWGYGGEGSQGLVRGLISRLRGKIEPDPSNPRYIMTDAGIGYYFEPEPDQQRMFSKTEKSTSEVR from the coding sequence ATGCTGACCTTACTGTTCGCACCGGACGCAGACGAAGCAGCTGTACTCACTCTTATCCTGCAACGCGCCGGCTTCGAAGTCCGCTTAGTTACTGAGCTTGACCAGCTATCGCAGGGCGATCGCCCGGCTGAGCTTTTCTTCTTCGCGTTCACTACAGAAAAAGCAATCACATCCGAATTCATCAGCCAGCTGCGCCTGGAGAATCAGGCGCCGATCGTGATGCTGATGGAAGCGCGGGACGAGACGGCGCAGATCGATTTTATTGAAGCAGGCGCGGACCTTGTGTTCAGCCGACCGTATAGCCCCAAGTTCATGGTGGCGCAGTTGCGGGCGCTGATGCGACGCAGCTCGGGCTTGCCGTACTTTAGCCTGCCGGCGTTGAGCCAGGCGGGCATCACGCTGGACCCTTCAAAGCGCAGCGTGCAGGTGAGCAAGCAGGCTGCCACCCGCTTGACGCAGCTGGAGTTCCGTTTGTTGTATGCGCTGATGACGCACCCAGGGCGCATCATCCCTTCGGAGAATTTGGTGGAATACGTATGGGGCTACGGCGGCGAAGGCAGCCAGGGCCTGGTGCGCGGTTTGATCAGCCGTTTGCGCGGTAAGATCGAGCCCGACCCATCGAACCCGCGTTACATCATGACGGATGCGGGCATTGGCTATTACTTTGAGCCTGAGCCGGATCAGCAGCGCATGTTCAGCAAGACGGAGAAGAGCACCAGCGAAGTGCGCTAG